The DNA segment ATTGTTGGATTTGCAACTGATATACCTGCATGTGATCATAAAATCAATGGTGCAGGACTAGTTTCAGTTCCCGGACCAATTGATACTCATGTTCACTATGGAGTCTATTCTCCAATTAATGAAGCTGCAAAAACTGAATCTCATGCTGCAGCAATAGGTGGTATTACTACAATGATGCGTATGCTTAGACTAGTTGATCCTTTTTCAAGATCTTTACAACCTCAACTTGATTCTGCATCTGAAAATCATTACGTTGATTATACAATACATGCTTCTATTTTCACACCACAGCAAATCAACGAGATGAATCTGTGTGTTGAAAAAGGAATTACATCTTTTAAAATTTACATGAATCTTGGTGGTGAAGTTGGACATGTTTACATGGATATGCCACCAAATTCTCAAAACCTTGTTGCTGCTCAAGTAGATGTTACTGATGAAATTGTAGAGCAAACAGTAAAGACTGCAGCTGAGCTTGGTTGCCCTGTATTGGTTCATGCTGAAGACTATGAATCATGTGGATGTGGAATTAAAACCGCAAAAGAAAAACATCAAGATGGATTGTCTGCATGGTCTTCTAGTCGTTCTCCAGAGTTTGAAGCTAAAGCAATCAAAACAGTATCAAAATTTGGTAGAGACTATGATTGTGTAATTTACTTTGTTCACATTGGCTCTCAGCGTGCATTAAAACAAATTGAAGAAGAGAAAAAACTTGGAACCAAAATATTTGTAGAAACATGTCCTCATTATCTGACACTATCTTATGAGAAGCAATCTGGTTATCTTGCAAAAGTAATGCCGCCAATTAGAACGGAAGATGATCGTAAGGCTGTATGGAGTGCACTGATGAATAACCAAATTGATACGATAGGTACTGATCATGTTGCAAATCAACTCAAACTCAAACTAGGTGGAGATGATGTTTGGAGTGCTCTTGCTGGATTCCCTGGAATAGGCACAGTAATCCCAATTTTACTCAATGATGGCGTTAATCAAAACAAAATAACCTTAGAACAGTTTGTACGATTTACTAGTCAAAACGCTGCTCAAATCTTTGGAATGTATCCTCAAAAAGGAACCTTGGAGAAAAATTCTGATGCAGATATTGTAATGTTAGATTTGAAAAAAGAAAAAACAGTAACTTCTGATCTTTTTGGCGGGTTCTCTGATTATATTGTATATGAGGGAAGAAATCTCAAAGGCTGGCCTGTTAAAACAATTGTTCGTGGAGAAACTGTTGCTGATAACTTTGAAGTAATAGGTAAACTTGGTCATGGTAAACTAGTAGACAGAAAAATTAACTTGTTTTCAAAATAACTGATTAGTAAATTTGGTTTTTTACGATTGCTTTTTAAGAGAAAAACACAAATTGTTTTTATTGAAATCTCATTTTGTATTTTTTCTGGCTTTGTTGCTAACTCTTATTATCAGTCCATCGTTCTTTGACAATTCTTTTGCCCAACAAATGACTCCTCCTCAACAGTGGAAAAAATTTGCTGATATTGATATGATAACTTGTAAATCTGGATATTTATTATTACAAAAAAGTAATGGCAATCCCGTATGTGTAATGCCTTCTACATATTTGAAATTAGTTGATAGGGGATATGGTTCACATAATCAATCCATGATGGAGAAAAATCCTGAAATGATGAATCATTTGATGAACAGCATGGCAACAAATGAGAACCTTATGTATCACTGGCATGAAATGATGCAGAAAAATCCTACCATGATGATGCAAACTATGAATGATTGGGTGTCTCAAATCAAAGCAAATCCTGAATTGCTCAAAAACATGCTAGGACCAATGACTAGTGATCCTGAATTACGTGAAAAAATGATTCATACAATGAAGAATCATACTCAAATGGAAAATCATCTAAAGTCTCATTCTGCATGGATGGATTCAGTTCATCAACCTATGATGGGTTCTGGAATGGGACAAGGAATGCATCAATCAGGATGTATGTGGTGTTCTGATTATGAACACTATCAAATTAACTCTCATGGAATGATGATGCATAATTCTGATAAAATGATGGATATGATTCATCATGTATGGATTAATTCTGATATAACTAAAGATATGCATACTATGATGCTTGAAGATCCTTCTCATATGGCTATGATGTCAAACCAAATGATGGAACCTATGCTTAATGCTATAATGGATGATGCGGATTTGCGAGAACAGATGATAGAGTTAATGTTAGAACACAAGGATTTTATGAATTCTATTAGACATGAAAATCCTCAAACAGATCACTAGTGTTTGAGTTCAAAAAATTACCGAGTGTTTTTAATTGTAAAAAATCTAAATAACTATAATTGTCAAAAATTGAAAAAAAATATCGCACTGCAATAAATGATTTAATCATTCATCTAAAAAATTCAAAATTTCTAACTGATGACAATGTAGAATCTGCATTAAGAAATATTCCAAGACATGAATTTGTTCCAGAGTCCGAATTAGATTATGCGTATAACAATGAACCTCTGCAGATCATGAAAAATCAAACCATTTCCCAACCTGGAGTTGTTACAAGAATGACAGAATGGTTAGATGTTAGAGATGGACAAAAAATTCTAGAAATTGGTACAGGTTCAGGTTGGCAAAGTGCAATTCTTGCTTACTTGGTAGGAAAGGGAGATGTTTATTCTGTCGAACGACATCCAGAACTTGTAAAATTTGCACAAGAAAATCTGAAAAAATTAAACATTGACAATGTTCATGTAATTTTAGGTGATGGCAGTGTTGGATATACTGACAAATCACCTTACGATAGAATAATAATTACTGCAGCATGTTCTGAAATCCCCTTGCCATTGTTTGATCAACTAAAAGAAAATGGGCTCATAATTGCACCTGTTGGTGATTCATCACAATCATTGATTCTTCTGCAAAAGACACCCAAAGGAATTGTTGAGATTAAAAATCAACCAAAATATGTTTTTGTTCCATTACATGGAAAATTTGGAAAAAATAATTGTTTTTGTATCACTATTAAACGAATTTTATTGCGCCATAACCTACTACTGATTCTGTATCTCCTGACACATCTCCACTTGTTGCATAGCTTAGTAATTCTCCTTTTGTAGCACCCATCTTTTTACATGCAATCATTGCTGATGCCATTGCTCCATAACCACATGCAGTAACTCTTCTTTCATACAATACCTGATAGAATCTTTCTACATTCATCTCCAAGATTGGTTCTATCAATGCTTTGTCTTGTTGATGTGCAAAAGAATTTTCTTCATAATGTGTAAAATCAGATGAGGCAACAATTATTGCATTTTTTCTTTTTGCAATTTCATATACTGCATTTCCAACATCCATAGCAGTCTTCATATCTTGCGCACGCAAAATTATAGGAAGAATTTGAAATTCATTTGAAAGCATTTCCTGTAGCATTGGGATCTGTACTTCTAGGCTGTGATCTTGAGAATGAGAATATTCATCAATTTCAATAAACTCTGATATTTCTGCCACTTGTTTTGCTGACTCTGAATCTATACTGACCATTCCTAAAGGGGTCTGCCACTGGGAATCAATCATTGTAGCAGCATCTTTTCCTACACCAAAATGATTTGGTCCAATAATTATTGCAAGTTCTGGATTCTGAGATGAAATGGCCTTGTAAGAGTGACATGCAGTGGGTCCTGAGTACACATATCCTGCATGGGGACAAATAATTCCATATATTTTATCATTTGAGGTTTTAGGATTATTCCCTGGTCCATATTCGTGATCAATACAATACCTGATCATGTTTTTCAAATCCTCTTCCTTTTCAGGATAAAACTGACCTGCAACTACCGGCTCTCTGATCATTGTTTTGTTTAGTTTGTTATTTTATAAAAAATCATCAGATGATTCTCTGATGATTGTTCCATTGGGGGTCTCTTCTTTGAAAATTACTCCTTGGAATCTTGAGATTTTAGTGTCTTTATCTTTCCATACATACTTCTCTAGTCCTGCTTTCTGACATGTATGTTCAAGAAATTCCTCTACGTCCCATCCATATTCGGTTGGAACTTGTGGTAATAACAAACCTGATGAATATGAATTCTCTACAATCAATCCATCTCTACCAACTTTGATCTCTTTGAGGTATTCTGTGGATTTCTCTACTTTGATTTCAACAGGTGGAGTGAGAACTGTAATCTCAAAAGTAATCTTGTCTAATTCATCAGCATTTACAGGACTGAATCGTGTATCTTGCGTTGCAGCAGATATTGCTGCATCAATTAGTCCTTCTGATAGTTTCTTTACAGGAAGAGGATATCCGATGCACCCTCTCAGTGAATCCTGTTTATTTAATGTTACAAAAACCCCAGAACTAAAATCAAATTTAGCATCAAATGCTGTATCATGAATTTTTGAATTATTTCTTAAAAATTCAGTGACTGCTTTTCTTGCCATTTTTACCAATTCTTTTCCATCAGAATCGGAAAACTCCTTTGATTCTTTCATATTTGTTAAATATGTTAAAACATAATAAAAAACATTGACGACTATACTTGGAAAAGAAGCCGAACTTTATGAAACACTTCCTAATGATAAGGTAAAGTGTACAGCTTGTGCACGATATTGTGAGATTGGCAAAGGCCAAATTGGTTTATGTGGAATTCGAGGAAATGAAAATGGTAAACTGCAGTTATACGCCTATGGTAAGGTGATCTCAGGTCATGTTGATCCAATTGAGAAAAAACCATTAATTCACTATTATCCTGGCAGTAAAGTATACTCTATTGCTACAACAGGGTGTAATTGGCTCTGTAGATACTGTCAAAATTCTGATATTAGTCAGCGCAGAACTGTTGAGGGCATTGATATGACCCCCGATGAAGTTGCAAATACTGCAGTAAAATATGGTGCACATGGAATCGCATATACCTATAATGAACCATCTATCTTCATTGAATTTGCACGTGACTGTGGAATTGCTGCAAGAAAGAAAGGATTGTTCAATGTTTTTGTCTCAAATGGATATGATACTCCTGAATCAGTTTCAATGATGAATGAATTCCTTGATGGAATTACTGTTGATTTTAAAGGAAGCGCAGAAAAAGAGTTCACTAGAAAATTCATAGGAGTGCCTGATCCCCAACCTATCTTTGACACTCTCTTAGAAATTAGAGATAAAACAAAAATCCATGTAGAGATTACTGACTTGATTGTTCCCAAAGTAGGAGATGATTTGGAGCATGCAAGAAAACTTTCAAAATTCATTTATGATGAATTTGGACCAGAAATGCCAATCCACTTCTTGAGATTTCATCCTGATTACAAAATGATGGAGTATCCTAGCACACCTGTAGAGACTTTGGAAAAGCATTATCAAGTTGCAAAAGATGTAGGATTAAAGTATGTGTACCTTGGAAATGTTCCTGGCCATAAATGGGAACACACCTACTGCTCTGAATGCAACAAAATAGTTGTAAATCGTTACGGATTCAGTATTAGGGAGTGGCATCTTGACAAGAACAATTGCTGTGAATTTTGTGGAAATACTATTCCTATAGAGGGTAAGTTACAAGAAGGCTACAAGCAAGATCGTTTTCAGTTTGTGTCTTAGATTAGTAATTACAAAAACAAAAAAAAAATAAAGTTACTGAACAGTTATGGATTTTTTCTTTTGAGGAGATGTTGGTTTGTTTTTTGGAAGAGTTACATCTAAAACTCCATCAGTTAGTTTTGCCTTTACTTTTCCAGGAATGACTTTTTCAGATAGTGGTATGGTCTGATAATATGACATACTGTGTCTTTCCTTTCTCAAATAGTTCTTCTTTTTCTCTTCCTCTTTATGCTCTCCTGTTACTTCAATTGAATTGTCTGTAACATTGAGTTTGATCTCATTTTTCTTCAATCCAGGCATGTTCATCTTCATACGAAGTTGGTTTCCTTCGTCAATCACATCGCATCCAGTTTCATGCAATTTTGGAAATGATGAAAAATCTATTCTTGGAAATGAAGAAAATGATTTTTCTAAATCTCTCCTAAAATTGTCAAAAATCCTGTCAAATTCTGAAACACCCGATTTTGCTGGTGTTGATGCTAGTTTTTTTACAGGTTTTTTTGCCATGAAATGTAAAATGATACATTGTTTATCAATAGATTCCACAATTCTCAAAAATGAAAATTAGTAATTTTGATGATTTACAGTAGTTGAAATTTTAATCATTATATGCTAATTTGAGGATTAAAGATCTGTTCTACTAATTTTTGCAAGTTCTTTATCCTTTTTTGAGAAATTCCTGTTATTCTGGAAATTCTTTTTTCATCATATCTCAAAATGTCTTTTGCAACCATCATGTTACTTTCAGAAAAAATTCTCAATTCATTTTTCGATAAATTAAGAATTGTAATGGGATACAAATTGTATTTTTCTATAATTTTTTCAAGACCATTTGCTCCTGGATATCTCCAAGAAAAAATCTGCTGTCCTATGCATTTTGCATATTTTTTTGCATGATTTGAGACTTGAGTATTGCAGAAAATTACTTCTCCTGAAAATTTTGGTTGCAAATCAAGAAACCTTGCATGTGTGTATAATGATTCTTTTAACCCAACATATGCTCCACGAATAGAATGATATTTACATTCAATTAGGAATTTCTTGTCGTTTTTTCTTCCTATTAGATCAATTTCATGCATTGCACATTTTCCTGAAATTTTCGATCTTACTCCTAATACATGATAATCATAATATTCTAAAATTGATGCAATATAATTTTCAAATGCAAATCCTGCAGGACCCATTTTCATTATTGCGTTTTTTAATTGATATCTCTGGTGTAAAGCTTTGAGACCTTTTTCCTCAGAAATAGCACGAAGAACTTTTTTGTAAACGTCATTTGAGGTCATATCTCGATATACTTCAGATTTGACTTTTTTT comes from the Candidatus Nitrosopumilus sediminis genome and includes:
- a CDS encoding Hsp20/alpha crystallin family protein, which produces MAKKPVKKLASTPAKSGVSEFDRIFDNFRRDLEKSFSSFPRIDFSSFPKLHETGCDVIDEGNQLRMKMNMPGLKKNEIKLNVTDNSIEVTGEHKEEEKKKNYLRKERHSMSYYQTIPLSEKVIPGKVKAKLTDGVLDVTLPKNKPTSPQKKKSITVQ
- a CDS encoding TIGR00296 family protein, translated to MKESKEFSDSDGKELVKMARKAVTEFLRNNSKIHDTAFDAKFDFSSGVFVTLNKQDSLRGCIGYPLPVKKLSEGLIDAAISAATQDTRFSPVNADELDKITFEITVLTPPVEIKVEKSTEYLKEIKVGRDGLIVENSYSSGLLLPQVPTEYGWDVEEFLEHTCQKAGLEKYVWKDKDTKISRFQGVIFKEETPNGTIIRESSDDFL
- a CDS encoding dihydroorotase, encoding MTYDTVITDSHVILPQGMIDKNIIIDEGKIVGFATDIPACDHKINGAGLVSVPGPIDTHVHYGVYSPINEAAKTESHAAAIGGITTMMRMLRLVDPFSRSLQPQLDSASENHYVDYTIHASIFTPQQINEMNLCVEKGITSFKIYMNLGGEVGHVYMDMPPNSQNLVAAQVDVTDEIVEQTVKTAAELGCPVLVHAEDYESCGCGIKTAKEKHQDGLSAWSSSRSPEFEAKAIKTVSKFGRDYDCVIYFVHIGSQRALKQIEEEKKLGTKIFVETCPHYLTLSYEKQSGYLAKVMPPIRTEDDRKAVWSALMNNQIDTIGTDHVANQLKLKLGGDDVWSALAGFPGIGTVIPILLNDGVNQNKITLEQFVRFTSQNAAQIFGMYPQKGTLEKNSDADIVMLDLKKEKTVTSDLFGGFSDYIVYEGRNLKGWPVKTIVRGETVADNFEVIGKLGHGKLVDRKINLFSK
- a CDS encoding restriction endonuclease, yielding MTSNDVYKKVLRAISEEKGLKALHQRYQLKNAIMKMGPAGFAFENYIASILEYYDYHVLGVRSKISGKCAMHEIDLIGRKNDKKFLIECKYHSIRGAYVGLKESLYTHARFLDLQPKFSGEVIFCNTQVSNHAKKYAKCIGQQIFSWRYPGANGLEKIIEKYNLYPITILNLSKNELRIFSESNMMVAKDILRYDEKRISRITGISQKRIKNLQKLVEQIFNPQISI
- a CDS encoding MEMO1 family protein — encoded protein: MIREPVVAGQFYPEKEEDLKNMIRYCIDHEYGPGNNPKTSNDKIYGIICPHAGYVYSGPTACHSYKAISSQNPELAIIIGPNHFGVGKDAATMIDSQWQTPLGMVSIDSESAKQVAEISEFIEIDEYSHSQDHSLEVQIPMLQEMLSNEFQILPIILRAQDMKTAMDVGNAVYEIAKRKNAIIVASSDFTHYEENSFAHQQDKALIEPILEMNVERFYQVLYERRVTACGYGAMASAMIACKKMGATKGELLSYATSGDVSGDTESVVGYGAIKFV
- a CDS encoding protein-L-isoaspartate(D-aspartate) O-methyltransferase, which produces MSKIEKKYRTAINDLIIHLKNSKFLTDDNVESALRNIPRHEFVPESELDYAYNNEPLQIMKNQTISQPGVVTRMTEWLDVRDGQKILEIGTGSGWQSAILAYLVGKGDVYSVERHPELVKFAQENLKKLNIDNVHVILGDGSVGYTDKSPYDRIIITAACSEIPLPLFDQLKENGLIIAPVGDSSQSLILLQKTPKGIVEIKNQPKYVFVPLHGKFGKNNCFCITIKRILLRHNLLLILYLLTHLHLLHSLVILLL
- the amrS gene encoding AmmeMemoRadiSam system radical SAM enzyme; this encodes MTTILGKEAELYETLPNDKVKCTACARYCEIGKGQIGLCGIRGNENGKLQLYAYGKVISGHVDPIEKKPLIHYYPGSKVYSIATTGCNWLCRYCQNSDISQRRTVEGIDMTPDEVANTAVKYGAHGIAYTYNEPSIFIEFARDCGIAARKKGLFNVFVSNGYDTPESVSMMNEFLDGITVDFKGSAEKEFTRKFIGVPDPQPIFDTLLEIRDKTKIHVEITDLIVPKVGDDLEHARKLSKFIYDEFGPEMPIHFLRFHPDYKMMEYPSTPVETLEKHYQVAKDVGLKYVYLGNVPGHKWEHTYCSECNKIVVNRYGFSIREWHLDKNNCCEFCGNTIPIEGKLQEGYKQDRFQFVS